The following nucleotide sequence is from Candidatus Alcyoniella australis.
CCCTTGACCGGAGCGGTAATTTTGCCGTCCTCGATCAGGTAGCCCTCGCGCACTTCGAACACGAAGTTGCCGTTGGTGATGTCGACCTGGCCGCCGCCGAAAGTCCGCGCGTAGAAGCCCTTGCTCACCGAGCGGATTACGTCCTCGGGCGCGTCGGTGCCCGCGCTCATGAAGGTGTTGCTCATCCGCGGCAGCGGGATGTGGCGGAAGCTCTCGCGGCGTCCGTTGCCCGTGCGCGGAATGCCCATCAGGTCGGCGTTGAGCCGATCGGACATGTAGCCGGTGAGCACGCCCTTATCGATCAGCACCTTGCGCTGTCCGGGCTCACCCTCGTCGTCCACGTTGTACGATCCGCGACGGCCCGGCAGCGTGGCGTCGTCGATCACGGTCACCAGCTCCGAGGCGACCTGCTGCCCGACCTTGCCCGTGTAGAGGCTGGTCCCCTTGCGGTTGAAGTCGGCCTCGAGCCCGTGGCCCACGGCCTCGTGCAACAGCACGCCGGACCAGCCGTTGGAGAGCACCACGGTCTGCTCGCCCATCGGCGCCTCGCGCGCTCCGAGCTGGGCGATGGCCACGCGCGAGGCCTCGCGGCCCGCGGCCTGGGGCGTAAAGGTCGCGTAGCAATCGAAGCCCACGCGACCGCCGCCGCCGTAGAATCCGGAATGACGTTCGCCATCTTGCTCGGCCACGGCGTAAAGGCTCAGTCGGTTCATCACCAGCTCGTCCGAGACCAGACGGCCGTCGGAGTTGGCCACGGTGAAGCTCTTGGCTCCGTCGAGGAAGCTGCCTTGGACCTGGATCACCCGCTTGTCCAGCCCGCGCGCGGCCTCGTCCCCGGCAATCAGCAGCGCGGCCTTGTCGGCCACGGCCACGTCCCCGGGCAGCAGGCTCACGCGAATGATGCTCGGCGGCGCAACTCGCGTCAGTTTGGCTGCGGTCCGGGCGCTGCCGCTGGCAATGAAGCCTGCGGTGCGGGCAGTCTCGAGCAGCCGTTCGGGCGAGAGGTCATCGGAGTGGGCGTAGCCGACTCGGCCGT
It contains:
- a CDS encoding metallopeptidase TldD-related protein, with product MSFTVNRREFIAGSAAGLAALSMRLDEAQAAGGAALASPLETRDYERLITEALSRGAQFAEVFYERYAMTKIVLDEQRIRSATYSISQGVGVRVIVDGRVGYAHSDDLSPERLLETARTAGFIASGSARTAAKLTRVAPPSIIRVSLLPGDVAVADKAALLIAGDEAARGLDKRVIQVQGSFLDGAKSFTVANSDGRLVSDELVMNRLSLYAVAEQDGERHSGFYGGGGRVGFDCYATFTPQAAGREASRVAIAQLGAREAPMGEQTVVLSNGWSGVLLHEAVGHGLEADFNRKGTSLYTGKVGQQVASELVTVIDDATLPGRRGSYNVDDEGEPGQRKVLIDKGVLTGYMSDRLNADLMGIPRTGNGRRESFRHIPLPRMSNTFMSAGTDAPEDVIRSVSKGFYARTFGGGQVDITNGNFVFEVREGYLIEDGKITAPVKGATLIGVGPEVLGRVSMVGSDAELDPGIGTCGKDGQGVPVGVGLATLKIDGMTVGGTGR